In Gopherus flavomarginatus isolate rGopFla2 chromosome 5, rGopFla2.mat.asm, whole genome shotgun sequence, one DNA window encodes the following:
- the LOC127052539 gene encoding pepsin A-2/A-3-like produces MKWLLLLSLVALSQCRVTKVPLQKGKSLRQNLKEHGLLEDFLKKNPYNPASKYFPSLANDAASEPLTNYMDVEYYGTISIGTPAQDFTVIFDTGSSNLWVPSVYCSSAACTNHNRFNPSDSSTYEATSQSLSIQYGTGSMTGILGYDTVQVGGIEDTNQIFGLSETEPGSFFYYAPFDGILGLAFPSISSSGATPVFDNMMNEGLVSEDLFSVYLSSDEQSGSFVMFGGIDSYYYSGSLNWIPLSAETYWEITMDSVTMNGETIACSGGCQAIIDTGTSLLAGPSTGISSINSYIGASDGMVRISCSAMSSLPNIVFTINGIEFPVPASAYIIDESGSCTSGFESTDADGLWILGDVFIRQYYVVFDRANNQVALASLA; encoded by the exons ATGAAGTGGCTTCTGCTCCTGAGTTTGGTGGCGCTCTCTCAGTGCCGGGTGACCAA GGTCCCCCTGCAGAAGGGGAAGTCCCTGAGGCAGAACCTTAAGGAACATGGCTTGCTGGAGGATTTCCTGAAGAAAAACCCGTACAATCCGGCCTCCAAGTATTTCCCCAGCCTGGCCAACGACGCTGCCAGTGAGCCCCTAACAAACTACATGGAC GTTGAATATTATGGAACCATCTCAATTGGTACGCCCGCTCAGGATTTCACTGTCATTTTCGACACTGGTTCCTCTAACCTGTGGGTGCCCTCCGTGTACTGCTCCAGTGCAGCCTGCA CAAACCATAATCGCTTCAACCCATCAGACTCCTCCACCTACGAGGCCACCAGCCAGAGCCTCTCCATCCAGTATGGCACTGGCAGCATGACTGGAATCCTGGGCTATGACACCGTCCAG GTTGGAGGCATTGAGGATACCAACCAGATCTTTGGTCTGAGTGAAACTGAGCCCGGCTCCTTTTTTTACTATGCCCCCTTTGACGGGATCCTGGGTCTGGCCTTCCCCAGTATCTCCTCTTCTGGAGCCACCCCCGTCTTTGACAACATGATGAATGAGGGTTTGGTGTCCGAGGACCTCTTCTCTGTCTACCTAAGCTC CGATGAGCAGAGCGGGAGCTTCGTGATGTTCGGCGGCATCGACTCATATTACTACTCTGGGAGCCTCAACTGGATCcctctctctgctgagacttACTGGGAAATCACCATGGACAG tgTCACCATGAACGGAGAGACAATCGCTTGCTCTGGTGGCTGCCAGGCTATCATTGACACTGGCACTTCTCTGCTGGCTGGGCCCTCTACTGGCATCTCCAGCATCAACTCCTACATTGGTGCCAGTGATGGCATGGtaagg ATCAGCTGCAGTGCCATGAGCAGCCTGCCCAACATCGTCTTCACTATCAACGGCATCGAGTTCCCTGTGCCCGCCAGTGCCTACATCATTGAT GAGTCAGGCTCTTGTACCTCTGGCTTTGAAAGCACGGACGCCGATGGGCTCTGGATCCTCGGAGATGTCTTCATCCGCCAGTACTACGTTGTCTTTGACAGGGCCAACAACCAGGTGGCCCTGGCCTCTTTGGCATGA